The genomic DNA GCATGGAACCATCGCCGCCGATAACGAAAAGAACATTGATATTGAGCCGTTCGAGAGAATCGACGATCTCGGCCGGGTCCTGCGGTCCACGCGACGACCCAAGCACGGTACCGCCGAAATGATGGATATTGGAGACATTCTCCGGCGTCAGTTCAAGTACGTCATACCCGTACTTCGGAATGAATCCACGCAGTCCGTTGCGAATGCCGAGAACGGACCGTATTCCGTAGTTGTAGTGCCCTTCCATGACGATCGAACGAATGACGTCATTAATGCCGGGGCAAAGCCCACCACAAGTGACAATGGCGCATTTGGTCTTGGAAGCATCGAAATAGAGGTTTTTCCGAGGCCCAGCCTTGACGAAATGCATGGTCACGTTCTCGTCGCCGAGTTCAGAGAGATCATCGGACGTGAGCGTCACACACAGAGGCGTCTTGTCATCCACGTAACGGGGATGGCGCAACTGCGTCTGTATTTTCGCGGGTCCGAGATCACTTATTTCCGTATTGTAACTGGTCTTTTTCTTTCGAGGCATCCGATTTCTCCGAGGCAAATACACGTCTCTATTGCTGTTCGTTGCAGAACACAGCAGATATCAATATAATTAGCCGATATTACGTACTTATGAACTGTAACCTACTTACCAGACACTCACCTCAGGCTCGGGCAATTCCTCTATGACCTCAAAGAGATCATCCGGCGTAGCAGTGGCAGCCCCGACCTGAGCTACAACCACCCCCGCTGCGTAGTTGGCAAGGGTGCAGGCCGTAAGCAGGTCCAGACCGGACGACAAGGCAAGCGCAACCGTGGCGATCACGGTATCACCGGCCCCGGTCACGTCGAAGACCTTTCTGGCGAAGGTCGGAATATGGCGCACGGTCTCGCGTCCTTCAAACAGGGCCATGCCGTCGCCACTCATGGTGATGAGCAGATTATTGCATTGCAGTCGGTCGAAGAGAGCCTGTCCGGCGCGAAGGACAGATGACTGTTCCTTGACCGGGAAACCCGCGCCCTCCCCTGCTTCCTTGGTATTCGGTGTCAGCAGGTCCACCCCTTTGTAGAGGTCGTAGTTGACTGTTTTCGGGTCCACAAGCACGAGCGGTCTTTTCTCGCAGGTATCCAGCAACGCCATGAAACGATCCATGAATGCCTGACAGATGAATCCCTTGCCGTAATCGGAAAGAATGATGACCGGATACTCATTCACTGCGGGTTCCAGAAAGGAAAACAACTCGTCGAGTTCCCGCTGATCCAACGGCGCGGCATGCTCCTGATCAACACGCACAACCTGCTGATTACTCGCAATAATACGGGTCTTCTTGGTGGTCGGACGTTCCGAATCGCGAATAAGACGGGTCCGGATTCCGGCCTCATCGCAGAGACGGTTCAGTTTTTCGCCGTCTTCGTCGTTGCCGATGAGACTGACGAGCACGGCTTCGCCGCCAAGAGCGGTGATGTTGCGGGCCACGTTTCCGGCACCGCCAAGGAGTGAAGATTCCTTTTCCACACGAACCACGGGGACAGGCGCTTCGGGCGAAATACGATCAACCCCGCCCATCATGTAATGGTCAAGCATAAGATCGCCGACGATCATCACTTTCTGACCCTTGAGACTGCCTATGGCTTCGTGAATCTGAGTACGTGTCATAGTATTCTTTACCAGTATTACACTTGATTTTAAGTCTATTTTCATACCGCCATGAATGACGGAGTCATTGAGAGCATTTTGACAATCAGGAGACGATCATCACTGCTTTTTCACAACATTCTCGCGGAACTGTCAGCACACAATCAAAAGCCTAACCAAGCTCCAGACCGAGTTTTTCCACAAATGACCGCAATCCTTCCTCGCTCCCATAACCAATTGTAACCTTACCCTTTTCAGGTGAACCGGAAATCTTGACCTTAACATCAAGCAATTCACCGAGGGTAGCCTGAAGCGTTTCAAGCTTCGCATCAAGCGGTTTGGCTGCTGGTTTGGCCGATTTGGAGGCCGAAACAGGCTGGCCGATCTCTTCCGCACCGGGCAGTCTGCCGTTCTGTTTCCAGAAAGTAGCCTGCGCTTCGGCCTGACGGACAGTCAAGCCGTTCTCGGCTATACGGCGGTGCAGTTCGGACTGAATTTCCGCGTCCGTCACAGTCATCACAGCGCGGCCGTGCCCTGCGGAAAGAGCCCCCTTCTGTATATCCTTCTGCACATCATCAGGCAGATTGAGCAGACGCAGTGAATTGGCCACGGCAGAACGGCTCTTGCCCACCTGCCGCGAAAGCTCTTCCTGACTGAGGCCGAACTGCTGCTGCAATTGACGGTACCCCAGCGCCTCTTCAATGGCGTTGAGATCCTCGCGTTGCAGGTTCTCAATAAGGGCGATGGCCAGACTTTCCTGATCCGTCATTTCACGGACCAGAGTCGGTATTTCAGTCAATTCCGCAAGCTTTGATGCCCGAAGCCGCCGCTCACCTGCCACCAATTCATATTTATCATTGCCCAATGGCCGGATAAGAATAGGCTGCAATACCCCGCGAGCCTTGATGGAAGAAGACAGATCATGGAGTGCCTCCACCGAAAATTCCCGACGCGGCTGATGCGGATTCGGGGTAATATCGGCTACGGGAATCATGCGTACTTCCGAAGAGTCAGACGTTTTCTGTTCATCCTCACGCACGCCGCCGAGCAGCGCATCCAAACCGCGACCCAGACCTCTGTTACCCGCTGTCATATACCAATATCCTCCTGATTAACCGGCGCTCTTGCCCAAGTGACAGATTACGCCTATAAAGCCCCGAAACACGAACGCGAAAACGGAGCACGAAATGTCAGATCATATTAACGAACTCTATGATAAAGACGGCAATCTTATCGGTGCCCTGCTCTCTGCCGAGGCATGGACCGCAGCCAGAACAGTGGTTTTGGACCATCTCGGCATCGTCGAGGAACCGCAAGTCAAGGAACTGGCCGAACCGACACAGGACTGGGAGACCCTCAAGGAGTACTGGGACTTTCAATACCCCGTTGATACCGATGTCCAGTGTGAGCACTGTGGCAACGCCACTGAGGATTGGGCAGCCGATGAACCTCGAAAA from uncultured Pseudodesulfovibrio sp. includes the following:
- a CDS encoding ParB/RepB/Spo0J family partition protein yields the protein MTAGNRGLGRGLDALLGGVREDEQKTSDSSEVRMIPVADITPNPHQPRREFSVEALHDLSSSIKARGVLQPILIRPLGNDKYELVAGERRLRASKLAELTEIPTLVREMTDQESLAIALIENLQREDLNAIEEALGYRQLQQQFGLSQEELSRQVGKSRSAVANSLRLLNLPDDVQKDIQKGALSAGHGRAVMTVTDAEIQSELHRRIAENGLTVRQAEAQATFWKQNGRLPGAEEIGQPVSASKSAKPAAKPLDAKLETLQATLGELLDVKVKISGSPEKGKVTIGYGSEEGLRSFVEKLGLELG
- the rfaE1 gene encoding D-glycero-beta-D-manno-heptose-7-phosphate kinase, with the protein product MTRTQIHEAIGSLKGQKVMIVGDLMLDHYMMGGVDRISPEAPVPVVRVEKESSLLGGAGNVARNITALGGEAVLVSLIGNDEDGEKLNRLCDEAGIRTRLIRDSERPTTKKTRIIASNQQVVRVDQEHAAPLDQRELDELFSFLEPAVNEYPVIILSDYGKGFICQAFMDRFMALLDTCEKRPLVLVDPKTVNYDLYKGVDLLTPNTKEAGEGAGFPVKEQSSVLRAGQALFDRLQCNNLLITMSGDGMALFEGRETVRHIPTFARKVFDVTGAGDTVIATVALALSSGLDLLTACTLANYAAGVVVAQVGAATATPDDLFEVIEELPEPEVSVW